A window of Ictidomys tridecemlineatus isolate mIctTri1 chromosome 15, mIctTri1.hap1, whole genome shotgun sequence contains these coding sequences:
- the LOC110597012 gene encoding uncharacterized protein LOC110597012 isoform X2 — protein sequence MARLTQMMERRAWCSQDSALSAEEKNTSRSLEPVTFKDVAVDLTQEEWQQMKPAERNLYRDVMLENYSNLVIVGFQVTKPDVIFKLEQEEEPWVIEEEMFWRHSPVWEVDEQIKKQQETLVRKVTSISKKTVIKEKVIECKKVAKIFPLSSDIVTSRQSFYECDSLVKGLEQNLDLLSCEKGCVREKNYECNEYGKPFYHCSSYVVTPFKCNQCGQDFSQKFDLIRHERIHAGEKPYECKECGKAFSRKENLITHQKIHTGEKPYKCNECGKAFIQMSNLIRHQRIHTGEKPYACKDCWKAFSQKSNLIEHERIHTGEKPYECKECGKSFSQKQNLIEHEKIHTGEKPYACNECGRAFSRMSSVTLHMRSHTGEKPYKCNKCGKAFSQCSVFIIHMRSHTGEKPYVCSECGKAFSQSSSLTVHMRNHTAEKPYECNECGKAFSRKENLITHQKIHTGEKPYECNECGKAFIQMSNLIRHQRIHTGEKPYACTVCGKAFSQKSNLTEHEKIHTGEKPYHCNQCGKAFSQRQNLLEHEKIHTGEKPFKCNECGKAFSRISSLTLHVRSHTGEKPYECSKCGKAFSQCSLLIIHMRSHTGEKPFECNECGKAFSQRASLSIHKRGHTGEKGPQY from the exons ctTGGTGTTCTCAGGATTCTGCCCTTTCTGCAGAAGAAAAGAATACAAGCAGGTCTCTT GAACCAGTGACATTTAAAGATGTGGCTGTGGACCTCACCCAGGAGGAATGGCAGCAAATGAAACCTGCTGAGAGAAACTTGTACCGggatgtgatgctggagaactatagCAACCTTGTCATAGTGG GTTTTCAAGTCACCAAACCAGATGTGATTTTCAAGTTGGAACAAGAAGAGGAGCCATGGGTgatagaagaagaaatgttttggAGGCATTCTCCAG TTTGGGAAGTTGATGAACAGATCAAGAAGCAGCAGGAAACACTTGTGAGGAAAGTCACATCCATCTCCAAGAAAACTGTGATTAAGGAAAAAGTCATTGAATgtaaaaaagttgcaaaaatatttCCTCTGAGTTCAGATATTGTTACTTCAAGACAAAGCTTCTATGAATGTGACTCACTTGTTAAGGGTTTGGAACAAAATTTAGATTTACTTAGTTGTGAGAAAGGCTGTGTAAGAgagaaaaattatgaatgtaatgagTATGGCAAACCTTTTTATCATTGTTCATCCTATGTTGTAACCCCCTTTAAGTGTAATCAGTGTGGACAAGACTTCAGTCAGAAATTTGACCTCATCAGACATGAGAGaattcatgctggagaaaaaccttatgaatgtaaggaatgtggaaaagccttcagcAGGAAGGAAAATCTTATCACAcatcagaaaattcatactggggAAAAACCATATAAGTGTaatgaatgtggaaaagctttcatTCAAATGTCAAACCTCATTAGACACcaaagaattcatactggagagaaaccttatgcATGTAAGGATTGTTGGAAAGCCTTCAGTCAGAAATCAAATCTCATTGAACAtgagagaattcacactggagaaaaaccctatgaatgtaaggaatgtgggaaatcCTTCAGCCAGAAGCAGAATCTTATTGAGCATGAAAaaattcatactggggagaaaccTTATGCATGTAATGAATGTGGTAGAGCTTTTTCTCGAATGTCATCTGTTACTCTACATATGAGAAGTCACACAggggagaagccctataaatgtaataaatgtggaaaagctttctcTCAGTGCTCAGTATTTATTATACATATGAGGAGTCATACAGGTGAGAAACCCTATGTATGTagtgaatgtgggaaagccttctcTCAGAGTTCTTCTCTTACTGTACATATGAGAAATCATACAGctgagaaaccctatgaatgtaatgaatgtggaaaagccttcagcCGGAAAGAAAATCTTATTAcacaccagaaaattcatactggagagaagccttatgaatgcaATGAATGCGGGAAAGCTTTTATTCAGATGTCAAACCTCATTAGACACCAGCGAATTCATACTGGTGAAAAACCCTATGCTTGTACGgtgtgtggaaaagcctttagtCAGAAATCAAATCTCACTGAACAtgagaaaattcatactggagagaaaccttatcaTTGTAaccagtgtggaaaagccttcagtCAGAGACAAAATCTCCTTGAACATGAAAaaatccatactggagagaaaccatttaaatgtaatgaatgtggTAAAGCCTTCTCTCGGATATCCTCCCTTACCCTTCATGTGAGAAGTCATACAggggagaaaccctatgaatgtagtaaatgtggaaaagccttctcCCAATGCTCATTACTTATCATACATATGAGAAGTCATACTGGGGAGAAACCATTtgaatgtaatgaatgtgggaaAGCATTTTCTCAAAGAGCATCACTTTCTATACATAAGAGGGGTCATACAGGTGAGAAAGGCCCCCAATACTAA
- the LOC110597012 gene encoding uncharacterized protein LOC110597012 isoform X5, protein MRVPVDPHPCQPLVLPVFWILAILIEVWEVDEQIKKQQETLVRKVTSISKKTVIKEKVIECKKVAKIFPLSSDIVTSRQSFYECDSLVKGLEQNLDLLSCEKGCVREKNYECNEYGKPFYHCSSYVVTPFKCNQCGQDFSQKFDLIRHERIHAGEKPYECKECGKAFSRKENLITHQKIHTGEKPYKCNECGKAFIQMSNLIRHQRIHTGEKPYACKDCWKAFSQKSNLIEHERIHTGEKPYECKECGKSFSQKQNLIEHEKIHTGEKPYACNECGRAFSRMSSVTLHMRSHTGEKPYKCNKCGKAFSQCSVFIIHMRSHTGEKPYVCSECGKAFSQSSSLTVHMRNHTAEKPYECNECGKAFSRKENLITHQKIHTGEKPYECNECGKAFIQMSNLIRHQRIHTGEKPYACTVCGKAFSQKSNLTEHEKIHTGEKPYHCNQCGKAFSQRQNLLEHEKIHTGEKPFKCNECGKAFSRISSLTLHVRSHTGEKPYECSKCGKAFSQCSLLIIHMRSHTGEKPFECNECGKAFSQRASLSIHKRGHTGEKGPQY, encoded by the exons atGAGAGTACCTGTTGATCCACATCCTTGTCAGCCTTTGGTGTTGccagtgttttggattttggccattctaatag AAGTTTGGGAAGTTGATGAACAGATCAAGAAGCAGCAGGAAACACTTGTGAGGAAAGTCACATCCATCTCCAAGAAAACTGTGATTAAGGAAAAAGTCATTGAATgtaaaaaagttgcaaaaatatttCCTCTGAGTTCAGATATTGTTACTTCAAGACAAAGCTTCTATGAATGTGACTCACTTGTTAAGGGTTTGGAACAAAATTTAGATTTACTTAGTTGTGAGAAAGGCTGTGTAAGAgagaaaaattatgaatgtaatgagTATGGCAAACCTTTTTATCATTGTTCATCCTATGTTGTAACCCCCTTTAAGTGTAATCAGTGTGGACAAGACTTCAGTCAGAAATTTGACCTCATCAGACATGAGAGaattcatgctggagaaaaaccttatgaatgtaaggaatgtggaaaagccttcagcAGGAAGGAAAATCTTATCACAcatcagaaaattcatactggggAAAAACCATATAAGTGTaatgaatgtggaaaagctttcatTCAAATGTCAAACCTCATTAGACACcaaagaattcatactggagagaaaccttatgcATGTAAGGATTGTTGGAAAGCCTTCAGTCAGAAATCAAATCTCATTGAACAtgagagaattcacactggagaaaaaccctatgaatgtaaggaatgtgggaaatcCTTCAGCCAGAAGCAGAATCTTATTGAGCATGAAAaaattcatactggggagaaaccTTATGCATGTAATGAATGTGGTAGAGCTTTTTCTCGAATGTCATCTGTTACTCTACATATGAGAAGTCACACAggggagaagccctataaatgtaataaatgtggaaaagctttctcTCAGTGCTCAGTATTTATTATACATATGAGGAGTCATACAGGTGAGAAACCCTATGTATGTagtgaatgtgggaaagccttctcTCAGAGTTCTTCTCTTACTGTACATATGAGAAATCATACAGctgagaaaccctatgaatgtaatgaatgtggaaaagccttcagcCGGAAAGAAAATCTTATTAcacaccagaaaattcatactggagagaagccttatgaatgcaATGAATGCGGGAAAGCTTTTATTCAGATGTCAAACCTCATTAGACACCAGCGAATTCATACTGGTGAAAAACCCTATGCTTGTACGgtgtgtggaaaagcctttagtCAGAAATCAAATCTCACTGAACAtgagaaaattcatactggagagaaaccttatcaTTGTAaccagtgtggaaaagccttcagtCAGAGACAAAATCTCCTTGAACATGAAAaaatccatactggagagaaaccatttaaatgtaatgaatgtggTAAAGCCTTCTCTCGGATATCCTCCCTTACCCTTCATGTGAGAAGTCATACAggggagaaaccctatgaatgtagtaaatgtggaaaagccttctcCCAATGCTCATTACTTATCATACATATGAGAAGTCATACTGGGGAGAAACCATTtgaatgtaatgaatgtgggaaAGCATTTTCTCAAAGAGCATCACTTTCTATACATAAGAGGGGTCATACAGGTGAGAAAGGCCCCCAATACTAA